One region of Streptomyces rishiriensis genomic DNA includes:
- a CDS encoding sugar ABC transporter ATP-binding protein, translated as MATEPPLLSMSGITKSFPGVRALDGVDLAVQAGEVHCLLGQNGAGKSTLIKVLAGAHQPDDGVIRWQGGPVTLRSPIAAMRLGIATIYQELDLVEHLSVAENVHLGHEPTAAGFVVRGKAARASTAALLKRLGHAEIEPTRLVGELSAAQQQIVSMARALSHDVRLIVMDEPSAALDPDEVDNLFRIVGDLTADGVAVVYISHRLEEIRRIGDRVTVLKDGRAVAGGLPAKTTPTREVVALMTGRNVEYAFPERPSGGVTGATDGAGDVAGGGSAGGTPLLEVRGLARDGEFAPLDLSVRPGEIVGLAGLVGSGRSEILETIYGARRPSGGHVLVGGRPLRPGSVRAAVRAGLGLAPEERKAQALLMLESVTRNVSVASMSRFSRGGWIDRRAERGAARAATRELSLRPDDPSAPVRTLSGGNQQKAVLARWLLRGCRVLLLDEPTRGVDVGARAELYAVVRRLADEGLAVLLVSSEVPEVLGLADRVLVLREGRVVHTAPARELDEHRVLDLVMEGSPAS; from the coding sequence ATGGCAACGGAACCACCCCTGCTCAGCATGTCCGGCATCACCAAGTCCTTCCCCGGAGTACGGGCGTTGGACGGCGTCGACCTCGCCGTCCAGGCCGGTGAGGTGCACTGCCTGCTCGGCCAGAACGGCGCCGGCAAGTCCACCCTCATCAAGGTTCTGGCCGGTGCGCACCAGCCCGACGACGGCGTCATCCGCTGGCAGGGCGGGCCCGTCACCCTGCGCTCCCCGATCGCCGCCATGCGCCTCGGCATCGCCACCATCTACCAGGAACTCGACCTGGTGGAGCATCTGTCGGTGGCGGAGAACGTCCACTTGGGACATGAACCCACGGCCGCCGGATTCGTCGTACGGGGCAAGGCGGCACGCGCCTCTACGGCGGCGTTGCTGAAACGGCTCGGGCACGCCGAGATCGAACCGACCCGGCTGGTGGGGGAGTTGTCGGCGGCTCAGCAACAGATCGTGTCCATGGCGCGGGCGCTCTCCCACGATGTACGGCTCATCGTGATGGACGAACCGTCCGCCGCGCTCGACCCCGACGAGGTCGACAACCTGTTCCGGATCGTCGGCGACCTGACCGCCGACGGAGTGGCCGTCGTCTACATCTCGCACCGGCTGGAGGAGATCCGCCGCATCGGGGACCGCGTGACCGTGCTCAAGGACGGCCGTGCGGTGGCCGGTGGGCTTCCGGCGAAGACGACGCCGACCCGCGAGGTCGTCGCGTTGATGACGGGGCGCAACGTCGAGTACGCCTTCCCCGAGCGGCCGTCGGGCGGCGTGACCGGGGCGACGGACGGTGCCGGGGACGTGGCCGGCGGCGGGTCCGCGGGCGGGACGCCGCTGCTGGAGGTGCGAGGACTCGCCAGGGACGGTGAGTTCGCCCCCCTCGACCTGAGCGTGCGGCCCGGAGAGATCGTCGGCCTTGCCGGACTGGTCGGCTCGGGGCGCTCGGAGATCCTGGAGACGATCTACGGAGCCCGGAGGCCGAGCGGCGGTCACGTCCTCGTCGGAGGACGGCCCTTGCGTCCCGGCAGCGTGCGTGCGGCCGTACGGGCCGGACTGGGGCTCGCTCCCGAGGAACGCAAGGCACAGGCCCTGCTGATGCTGGAGTCCGTCACCCGCAATGTCTCCGTCGCCTCGATGTCCCGCTTCTCGCGCGGGGGTTGGATCGACCGGCGAGCGGAACGGGGGGCGGCCCGGGCCGCGACGCGCGAGCTGTCACTGCGCCCCGACGATCCGTCCGCCCCCGTGCGCACGCTCTCCGGCGGCAACCAGCAGAAGGCGGTCCTGGCCCGCTGGCTGCTGCGCGGCTGCCGGGTCCTGCTCCTCGACGAGCCGACGCGCGGCGTCGACGTCGGTGCCCGCGCCGAACTGTACGCAGTCGTCCGTCGACTGGCCGACGAAGGCCTCGCCGTGCTGCTGGTCTCCAGTGAGGTGCCCGAGGTCCTCGGCCTCGCCGACCGTGTGCTGGTGCTCCGCGAAGGCCGCGTCGTCCACACGGCCCCGGCCCGTGAACTGGACGAACACCGCGTACTCGATCTCGTCATGGAAGGAAGCCCGGCGTCATGA
- a CDS encoding ABC transporter permease: MTQPVSPPRDSTDKVPQIPLPAWRTVMVRADLRTLSLLGVLTALIVIGGITKPDEFLDTRNLQLVLTQASVIGVVTVGMTFVITSGGIDLSVGAIVALASVWATTVATQEYGFAGILFTAMIVGVGCGLVNGLLIAYGGMVPFIATLAMLASARGLALQLTDGRTQIVTVDGVLDLGERDAYVLGVPPLVIVFAIVTVIGWLVLNRTTFGRRTVAVGGNAEAARLAGIDVRRQRLYLYLLSGLCCGIAAFLLIILSGSGQNTNGNLYELDAIAAAIIGGTLLTGGRGTITGSVLGVLIFTTITNIFALNNLQSDVQQIAKGAIIVAAVLVQRRTASTT; this comes from the coding sequence ATGACGCAGCCCGTCTCCCCACCGCGGGACAGCACCGACAAGGTGCCGCAGATCCCGCTCCCCGCCTGGCGCACCGTGATGGTCCGCGCCGACCTCCGCACCCTCTCGCTGCTCGGTGTGCTCACCGCGCTCATCGTGATCGGGGGGATCACCAAACCCGACGAGTTCCTCGACACCCGCAACCTCCAACTCGTCCTCACCCAGGCGTCCGTGATCGGCGTCGTCACCGTCGGCATGACCTTCGTCATCACCTCCGGGGGCATCGACCTCTCGGTCGGCGCGATCGTCGCGCTGGCATCGGTGTGGGCGACCACCGTCGCCACCCAGGAATACGGTTTCGCGGGCATTCTCTTCACGGCGATGATCGTCGGAGTGGGCTGCGGCCTGGTCAACGGCCTGCTCATCGCGTACGGCGGCATGGTGCCGTTCATCGCGACACTCGCCATGCTGGCCTCCGCACGCGGACTGGCCCTCCAGCTCACGGACGGCCGGACGCAGATCGTGACCGTGGACGGCGTCCTCGATCTGGGCGAGCGTGACGCCTATGTGCTCGGCGTGCCGCCGCTCGTGATCGTCTTCGCGATCGTGACGGTGATCGGCTGGTTGGTGCTGAACCGCACCACGTTCGGTCGCCGCACGGTGGCCGTCGGCGGCAACGCGGAGGCCGCCAGGCTCGCCGGCATCGACGTACGCCGCCAGCGGCTGTATCTCTACCTGCTGTCCGGGCTGTGCTGCGGTATCGCCGCCTTCCTGCTGATCATCCTGTCCGGCTCGGGACAGAACACCAACGGCAACCTCTACGAACTCGACGCCATCGCCGCCGCGATCATCGGCGGCACGCTGCTCACCGGGGGGCGCGGCACCATCACCGGCTCCGTGCTCGGCGTACTGATCTTCACCACGATCACCAACATCTTCGCCCTGAACAACCTGCAGAGCGACGTCCAGCAGATCGCCAAGGGCGCGATCATCGTCGCCGCCGTGCTGGTCCAGCGCCGTACCGCGAGCACGACCTGA
- a CDS encoding substrate-binding domain-containing protein has translation MPEPTPFTNRFTSRRGMLFGAAAVSAGTLLVGCTSNDSKDEEPAANDQPAADDKPGKQVTIGFAGPQADHGWLNAINDNAESRAKKYSDVTLEITEGSNDTAQQIGQIETLINKKVDVLVVLPADGKALTQVGLKAMRAGIPVVNLDRIFNTPQAYRCWVGGDNYGMGLNAGHYIGEKLKGKSDARVIELAGLDNLELTKQRTQGFDDALKNYPNVKKVARQAAEFTVESGQAKMAQLLQAQPRFDALWNHDDDQGVGALRAIEQAGRDGFLMVGGAGALAAFQAIKQDNGVLKATVLYPPTMAASAIDLARALGQGKGVGGLAEYEIPASITLYSAVVDKTNVDQYMPTGFK, from the coding sequence ATGCCAGAGCCGACACCGTTCACGAACCGCTTCACCAGTCGCAGAGGAATGCTCTTCGGAGCCGCCGCCGTCTCGGCCGGGACCCTCCTCGTGGGTTGCACCAGCAATGATTCCAAGGACGAGGAACCGGCCGCGAACGACCAGCCGGCCGCCGATGACAAGCCCGGCAAGCAGGTCACCATCGGCTTCGCCGGACCGCAGGCGGACCACGGCTGGCTCAACGCCATCAACGACAACGCGGAGAGCCGCGCGAAGAAGTACTCCGACGTGACGCTGGAGATCACCGAGGGGTCGAACGACACCGCCCAGCAGATCGGCCAGATCGAGACCCTCATCAACAAGAAGGTCGACGTCCTGGTGGTGCTGCCCGCCGACGGCAAGGCCCTCACCCAGGTCGGCCTGAAGGCGATGCGCGCGGGCATCCCCGTGGTCAACCTCGACCGGATATTCAACACGCCCCAGGCGTACCGGTGCTGGGTCGGCGGCGACAACTACGGAATGGGTCTCAACGCCGGGCACTACATCGGGGAGAAACTCAAGGGAAAGTCCGACGCCCGCGTGATCGAACTGGCCGGACTGGACAACCTGGAACTCACCAAGCAGCGCACTCAGGGCTTCGACGACGCGCTGAAGAACTACCCCAACGTCAAGAAGGTCGCCCGGCAGGCCGCCGAGTTCACGGTCGAGTCCGGCCAGGCCAAGATGGCTCAACTCCTGCAAGCGCAACCCAGGTTCGATGCCCTGTGGAACCACGACGACGACCAGGGTGTGGGTGCGCTGCGCGCCATCGAGCAGGCCGGACGCGACGGCTTCCTGATGGTCGGCGGCGCGGGCGCCCTGGCCGCCTTCCAGGCGATCAAGCAGGACAACGGTGTCCTGAAGGCAACCGTTCTCTACCCACCGACCATGGCCGCCTCCGCCATCGATCTCGCCCGCGCACTCGGCCAGGGCAAGGGCGTCGGCGGTCTCGCCGAGTACGAGATCCCCGCCTCGATCACCCTCTACTCGGCGGTCGTCGACAAGACCAACGTCGACCAGTACATGCCCACCGGCTTCAAGTAG
- a CDS encoding Gfo/Idh/MocA family protein → MEQPQQSAGPEAGKQPLRVGMVGYAFMGAAHSQGWRTAGRVFDLPHRPVLAVICGRDPSAVRAAADRHGWAATETDWRALIARDDVDLIDICTPGDSHAEIAVAALAAGKHVLCEKPLANTVEEAETMARAAEAAYSRGQLAMVGFNYRRVPATALARRMVAEGRLGTLRHVRVTYLQDWLVDRDFPLTWRLRKELAGSGSLGDLGAHIVDLAQHLTGERLAGVSAITETFVRERPLPGGPTSGLSAASADGTGTVTVDDAALFTGRFASGALASFEATRYATGRKNALRLELNGERGSLAFDLERLNELWFHDATEPGTHAGFRRILVTEPDHPYLNAWWPPGHGLGYEHTFVHQVRDLVHAVAEGSRPEPSFADGLQVQRVLAAVEESAEKNSVYTPIAD, encoded by the coding sequence ATGGAACAGCCGCAGCAGTCAGCGGGTCCGGAGGCCGGCAAGCAGCCGCTCCGGGTGGGGATGGTCGGTTACGCGTTCATGGGCGCCGCCCACTCCCAGGGCTGGCGCACCGCGGGCCGGGTCTTCGATCTTCCCCACCGGCCGGTCCTCGCCGTGATCTGCGGACGGGACCCCTCCGCCGTGCGGGCGGCCGCGGACCGGCACGGCTGGGCGGCGACCGAGACCGACTGGCGTGCCCTGATCGCCCGGGACGACGTCGACCTCATCGACATCTGCACCCCCGGCGACTCCCACGCCGAGATCGCTGTGGCGGCGCTGGCCGCCGGCAAACACGTCCTGTGCGAGAAGCCCCTCGCGAACACCGTCGAAGAGGCCGAGACCATGGCCCGCGCCGCCGAAGCCGCTTACTCGCGGGGACAGTTGGCGATGGTCGGCTTCAACTACCGTCGCGTCCCGGCCACCGCGCTGGCCCGGCGGATGGTCGCCGAGGGCCGGCTGGGCACGCTGCGGCACGTCCGGGTGACGTACCTACAGGACTGGCTGGTGGACCGCGATTTCCCGCTGACCTGGCGACTGCGCAAGGAACTGGCCGGTTCCGGCTCGCTCGGCGACCTGGGCGCGCACATCGTCGACCTCGCACAACACCTGACGGGGGAGCGGCTCGCGGGAGTCTCCGCGATCACCGAGACCTTCGTGCGGGAGCGTCCGTTGCCCGGTGGTCCGACGAGCGGCCTGAGCGCGGCCTCCGCCGACGGCACCGGCACGGTCACCGTCGACGACGCCGCCCTGTTCACGGGTCGCTTCGCCTCCGGCGCGCTCGCCTCCTTCGAGGCGACCCGGTACGCCACCGGACGCAAGAACGCACTGCGCCTCGAACTCAACGGTGAGCGCGGCTCGCTGGCCTTCGATCTGGAACGCCTCAACGAACTCTGGTTCCACGACGCCACCGAACCCGGCACGCACGCCGGCTTCCGCCGCATCCTCGTCACCGAACCCGATCACCCCTACCTGAACGCCTGGTGGCCACCGGGCCATGGACTCGGCTACGAGCACACGTTCGTCCACCAGGTCCGCGACCTGGTGCACGCCGTCGCCGAGGGCAGCCGCCCCGAACCCTCCTTCGCCGACGGACTGCAGGTGCAGCGCGTCCTGGCGGCGGTCGAGGAGAGCGCCGAGAAGAACTCCGTCTACACCCCGATAGCGGACTGA
- a CDS encoding sugar phosphate isomerase/epimerase family protein — MPRTFTLFTGQWADLPLEEVCRLARDFGYDGLELACWGDHFEVDKALADPGYVESRHQLLDKYGLKCWAISNHLVGQAVCDAIIDERHQAILPGRIWGDGEPEGVRRRAAAEIADTARAAAAFGVDTVIGFTGSAIWHLVAMFPPAPESMIERGYEDFAERWNPILDVFDAQGVRFAHEVHPSEIAYDYWTTVRTLDAVDRRPAFGLNFDPSHFVWQDLDPVGFLWDFRERIYHVDCKEARKRLDGRNGRLGSHLPWGDPRRGWDFVSAGHGDVPWEDVFRMLRSIDYRGPISVEWEDAGMDRLQGAPEALTRLRAYDFDPPSASFDAAFGNGAD, encoded by the coding sequence ATGCCGCGTACGTTCACACTCTTCACCGGCCAGTGGGCCGACCTCCCCCTGGAGGAGGTCTGCCGTCTCGCGCGCGACTTCGGTTACGACGGGCTGGAACTCGCCTGCTGGGGTGACCACTTCGAGGTCGACAAGGCACTCGCGGATCCCGGATACGTGGAGTCCCGTCATCAACTCCTCGACAAGTACGGGCTGAAGTGCTGGGCCATCTCCAACCACCTGGTAGGGCAGGCGGTCTGCGACGCCATCATCGACGAACGCCATCAGGCGATTCTGCCCGGCCGCATCTGGGGCGACGGCGAACCGGAGGGCGTCCGGCGGCGGGCCGCCGCCGAGATCGCCGACACCGCCAGGGCCGCGGCCGCCTTCGGCGTCGACACGGTGATCGGCTTCACCGGCTCCGCCATCTGGCATCTGGTCGCCATGTTCCCGCCCGCGCCCGAGTCGATGATCGAGCGGGGCTACGAGGACTTCGCCGAGCGCTGGAACCCCATCCTCGACGTCTTCGACGCGCAGGGTGTGCGGTTCGCCCACGAGGTCCACCCCAGCGAGATCGCATATGACTACTGGACGACCGTGCGCACACTGGATGCGGTCGACCGTCGACCGGCTTTCGGTCTCAACTTCGACCCGAGCCATTTCGTGTGGCAGGACCTCGACCCGGTCGGCTTCCTGTGGGACTTCCGCGAGCGCATCTACCACGTGGACTGCAAGGAGGCCCGCAAGCGTCTGGACGGCCGCAACGGACGCCTCGGCTCCCATCTGCCCTGGGGCGACCCGCGACGTGGCTGGGACTTCGTCTCCGCCGGCCATGGTGACGTCCCCTGGGAGGACGTGTTCCGCATGCTGCGCTCCATCGACTACCGGGGCCCGATCTCCGTCGAGTGGGAGGACGCCGGGATGGACCGGCTACAGGGCGCCCCCGAGGCCCTGACCCGCCTTCGGGCCTACGACTTCGACCCGCCGTCCGCGTCCTTCGACGCGGCGTTCGGCAACGGAGCCGACTGA
- a CDS encoding carbohydrate-binding protein — protein MHGNDPTTGTRRAETRRRRPSLRRAVALLSGALLAGASLTLAAPQVGAAVADPVAAAEDFQQVTLAKGEAEVGEPMSLAVLPDRSVLHTSRDGELRLTDAAGNTRLAGKLDVYSHDEEGLQGIGVDPEFAANRFIYLYYAPPLDTPAGDAPETGTAADFASFDGVNRLSRFVLGTDGTLDVSSETKILDVPASRGLCCHVGGDIDFDAAGNLYLSTGDDSNPFQSDGFTPIDGRDNRNPAFDARRSSGNTNDLRGKILRIKVNTDGSYAVPDGNLFAPGTDRTRPEIYAMGFRNPFRFSVDKATGILYVGDYGPDAGAADPARGPAGQVEFARVTGPGNFGWPFCTGDNDPYVAYDFASGASGAPFDCAAPENTSPHNTGLTDLPPAQPAWIPYDGPSVPEFGDGSESPMGGPVYHYDASLDSPVKFPQAYDGNFFAGEFGRRWIKRIAGDANGAVQSIDDVPWTGTQVMDMAFGPDGALYVLDYGTAWFGGDEHSGLYRIENATDGHSPVAQATADRTSGQAPLRVRFSSAGTTDQDGDALTYAWDFGDGGTSTAADPTHRYKRNGTYTATLTAEDPSGRTGSASVQVVVGNTAPKVVLESPKDGQLFSFGDAIPFRVKVTDPEDGKAIDCSKVEVTFVLGHDSHGHPVTSANGCTGTLHTSADGGHDEDANIFGVLDAAYTDGGGGGQAALTSHDQNVLQPRHRQAEHFGDSSGVTVITKDVAHGGRTVGDIDNGDWISFTPYVLGNAERITARVSSGGAGGTLEIRAGSPTGTLLGKATVPVTGGWESFQDVNADLSRAPRGTTTLHLVFKGGSGALFDVDDFTFTTG, from the coding sequence GTGCACGGGAACGACCCCACCACCGGCACCCGCAGAGCCGAGACCCGCAGACGACGTCCTTCGCTGCGCAGAGCCGTCGCCCTCCTGAGCGGCGCCCTGCTGGCCGGCGCGTCGCTCACCCTCGCCGCACCCCAGGTCGGCGCAGCCGTCGCCGACCCGGTGGCCGCGGCCGAGGACTTCCAGCAGGTCACCCTCGCCAAGGGCGAGGCCGAGGTCGGCGAGCCCATGTCGCTCGCGGTGCTGCCCGACCGCTCCGTCCTGCACACCTCACGCGACGGCGAGCTCCGGCTCACCGACGCGGCCGGCAACACACGACTGGCCGGAAAGCTCGACGTCTACTCCCATGACGAGGAAGGCCTCCAAGGCATCGGGGTGGACCCGGAGTTCGCGGCCAACCGGTTCATCTACCTCTACTACGCGCCGCCGTTGGACACGCCGGCGGGCGACGCCCCCGAGACCGGAACGGCGGCCGACTTCGCGTCCTTCGACGGGGTCAACCGTCTCTCCCGCTTCGTGCTCGGGACGGACGGGACGCTCGACGTCTCCAGCGAGACGAAGATCCTCGACGTACCTGCCTCCCGCGGCCTGTGCTGCCACGTCGGCGGTGACATCGACTTCGACGCCGCCGGGAACCTGTATCTGTCCACCGGCGACGACAGCAACCCCTTCCAGTCGGACGGCTTCACTCCCATCGACGGGCGCGACAACCGCAACCCCGCCTTCGACGCCCGGCGTTCATCCGGAAACACCAACGACCTGCGCGGCAAGATCCTGCGCATCAAGGTGAACACCGACGGCTCCTACGCCGTCCCGGACGGCAACCTGTTCGCCCCCGGTACGGACAGGACACGGCCCGAGATCTACGCGATGGGTTTCCGCAACCCGTTCCGCTTCAGCGTCGACAAGGCCACCGGCATCCTCTACGTCGGCGACTACGGCCCCGATGCCGGTGCGGCCGATCCGGCGCGGGGACCCGCCGGTCAGGTGGAGTTCGCACGTGTCACCGGTCCGGGCAACTTCGGGTGGCCGTTCTGCACGGGCGACAACGATCCGTATGTCGCCTACGATTTCGCGTCCGGTGCGTCCGGCGCCCCCTTCGACTGCGCCGCCCCCGAGAACACCTCGCCGCACAACACCGGCCTCACCGACCTCCCCCCGGCCCAGCCCGCCTGGATCCCGTACGACGGCCCGTCGGTACCCGAGTTCGGGGACGGATCCGAATCGCCGATGGGCGGCCCCGTCTACCACTACGACGCCTCGCTCGACTCGCCGGTGAAGTTCCCGCAGGCGTACGACGGGAACTTCTTCGCCGGTGAGTTCGGCCGACGCTGGATCAAGCGCATCGCCGGCGACGCGAACGGCGCCGTGCAGTCGATCGACGACGTCCCGTGGACCGGCACCCAGGTGATGGACATGGCATTCGGACCCGACGGCGCGTTGTACGTGCTCGACTACGGCACCGCGTGGTTCGGCGGTGACGAGCACTCCGGTCTCTACCGCATCGAGAACGCCACCGACGGCCACTCCCCGGTCGCCCAGGCCACGGCCGATCGCACCTCGGGACAGGCCCCCTTGAGGGTGCGCTTCTCCTCCGCCGGAACGACCGACCAGGACGGCGACGCGCTCACCTACGCCTGGGACTTCGGTGACGGCGGCACGTCGACGGCGGCCGATCCCACGCACAGGTACAAGAGGAACGGCACGTACACGGCGACCCTGACCGCCGAGGACCCCTCCGGCCGTACCGGCAGCGCGAGCGTCCAGGTCGTGGTGGGGAACACGGCGCCGAAGGTGGTGCTGGAATCACCGAAGGACGGCCAGTTGTTCAGTTTCGGTGACGCGATCCCGTTCAGGGTGAAGGTCACCGACCCGGAGGACGGCAAGGCGATCGACTGCTCCAAGGTCGAGGTCACCTTCGTCCTCGGCCACGACAGCCACGGTCACCCGGTAACCTCGGCAAACGGTTGCACCGGCACCCTCCATACGAGCGCCGACGGCGGCCACGACGAGGACGCCAACATTTTCGGAGTCCTCGACGCCGCGTACACCGACGGCGGAGGCGGCGGCCAGGCCGCGCTCACCTCGCACGACCAGAACGTCCTGCAGCCCCGCCATCGACAGGCCGAGCACTTCGGCGACTCGTCCGGCGTCACGGTCATCACCAAGGACGTCGCCCACGGCGGCAGGACGGTCGGCGACATCGACAACGGCGACTGGATCTCCTTCACGCCGTACGTCCTCGGCAACGCCGAGAGAATCACGGCACGTGTCTCCTCGGGCGGAGCCGGCGGGACGCTGGAGATCCGCGCCGGCTCACCGACCGGCACCCTGCTCGGCAAGGCCACCGTCCCGGTGACCGGAGGCTGGGAGAGCTTCCAGGACGTCAACGCCGACCTGTCCCGCGCCCCGCGCGGCACCACCACGCTCCACCTCGTCTTCAAGGGCGGTTCCGGCGCTCTCTTCGACGTGGACGACTTCACCTTCACCACCGGCTGA
- a CDS encoding ThuA domain-containing protein: MHATRRLATIVVGATLLLGSVSGPAASQSADSGRTGNGKGNTERGDSEKGNSGKGNSGKGNSGKGNSGKGNSGKRVLVFSKTAGFRHDSIPDGVAAVRELGTAGGFGVDATEDAGAFTPGNLRRYDAVVFLSTTGDVLDAAQQSAFEGYIRHGGGYVGVHAAADTEYDWEFYGGLAGAWFRSHPAIQPATIDVEDRAHPATSGLARTWNRTDEWYNYRSDPRERAHVLASLDERSYTGGTMNGDHPIAWCQDYRGGRAFYTGGGHTEESYADPAFRTHLLGGILYAAGDVQADCRPENGYRPLFDGTSLDGWQQAGPGSFTLSDDGTLTSTGGMGLLWYAGSSFGAYSLKLDWRTTAAGPSDPGDDNSGVFVGFPPSDDPWSAVDNGYEIQIDATDVPEKTTGSVYGFRSADLKKRDRALNPPGEWNTYEIRVEGERLRVWLNGVKINDFTNTDPARSLRDGHLGLQNHGTDDQVSFRDVRIKELPVLGD; the protein is encoded by the coding sequence ATGCACGCAACCCGCCGACTGGCCACCATCGTCGTGGGCGCGACGCTGCTCCTCGGCAGTGTCTCGGGCCCGGCCGCATCGCAGTCCGCGGACAGCGGAAGGACGGGCAACGGGAAGGGAAACACCGAAAGAGGAGACAGCGAGAAGGGAAACAGCGGTAAGGGAAACAGCGGTAAGGGAAACAGCGGTAAGGGAAACAGCGGTAAGGGAAACAGCGGTAAACGGGTGCTGGTCTTTTCCAAGACGGCTGGCTTCCGGCACGACTCGATCCCGGACGGCGTCGCGGCGGTACGGGAGCTCGGCACGGCGGGCGGTTTCGGAGTCGACGCCACCGAGGACGCGGGCGCGTTCACGCCGGGGAACCTGCGGCGCTACGACGCCGTCGTCTTCCTGTCGACGACCGGCGATGTCCTGGACGCCGCCCAGCAGTCCGCCTTCGAGGGCTACATCCGGCACGGCGGCGGCTATGTCGGGGTCCACGCGGCGGCAGACACCGAGTACGACTGGGAGTTCTACGGTGGCCTCGCCGGCGCCTGGTTCCGGTCGCACCCGGCGATCCAGCCGGCGACGATCGACGTCGAGGACCGGGCGCACCCGGCGACCTCGGGACTCGCCCGCACCTGGAACCGCACCGACGAGTGGTACAACTACCGCTCCGACCCGCGCGAGCGGGCCCATGTCCTGGCCTCGCTCGACGAGCGGTCGTACACGGGCGGCACCATGAACGGCGACCACCCGATCGCCTGGTGCCAGGACTACCGGGGCGGCCGCGCCTTCTACACCGGCGGTGGACACACCGAGGAGTCCTACGCGGATCCCGCGTTCCGTACACACCTGTTGGGCGGGATCCTGTATGCGGCCGGCGATGTGCAGGCCGACTGTCGACCGGAGAACGGATACCGTCCGCTCTTCGACGGCACGTCTCTGGACGGCTGGCAACAGGCGGGACCCGGCTCCTTCACCCTCTCCGACGACGGCACGCTGACGTCGACGGGCGGGATGGGTCTGCTCTGGTATGCCGGCAGCAGCTTCGGGGCGTACTCCCTGAAGCTCGACTGGAGGACCACAGCAGCCGGGCCGAGCGACCCCGGCGACGACAACTCGGGTGTGTTCGTGGGCTTCCCGCCGTCGGACGACCCGTGGTCCGCCGTGGACAACGGCTACGAGATCCAGATCGACGCCACCGACGTCCCCGAGAAGACCACCGGCTCGGTCTACGGCTTCCGGTCCGCCGACCTGAAGAAGCGGGACCGCGCGCTGAATCCGCCGGGGGAATGGAACACGTACGAGATCCGGGTGGAGGGTGAACGCCTGCGCGTCTGGCTCAACGGCGTGAAGATCAACGACTTCACCAACACCGACCCGGCGCGGAGTCTGCGCGACGGACACCTCGGCCTGCAGAACCACGGAACCGACGACCAGGTGTCCTTCCGCGACGTCCGGATCAAGGAACTGCCCGTCCTGGGCGACTGA